Proteins encoded within one genomic window of Elephas maximus indicus isolate mEleMax1 chromosome 21, mEleMax1 primary haplotype, whole genome shotgun sequence:
- the LOC126064586 gene encoding protein FAM90A27P-like: MEPKKPQEPQTLWPFNNLEREKEQRQRQREYDRKALLQKFPKRPEGKQQQNWKESTESCDYLRHPCRPMPVDTTKMQSVLDLSLRNWPPVRKPDQKSIFPERSPIQDHDPSFFSSHGQSKEEVDITGSSQPATKLFGQDSTLMAKTTDNRCDACAYYVSQLASKTLALGHVLSPKAQAQRPVRISKSSPQLVRGRRGQDSPLSIQEPGKKSTQTPKQNCLNPAKKAKLTTLQIVQQSRKRPDVGAGQPLFNSTEFGPNGTPQVTRMTDLQPPHSRPQLNTVETSPILPPPLSSCVPRQPLRIVFTRMENGQWSSRFRTSPTSLPPE, encoded by the exons ATGGAGCCAAAGAAACCCCAGGAGCCTCAGACTCTTTGGCCCTTTAACAActtggaaagagagaaggaacaaaGACAAAG GCAAAGAGAGTATGACCGAAAAGCTCTACTCCAGAAATTTCCCAAGAGACCCGAAGGGAAGCAGCAGCAAAATTGGAAGGAATCGACAGAATCTTGTGACTACTTAAGG CACCCTTGCAGGCCCATGCCCGTTGACACTACCAAGATGCAATCTGTCCTGGACCTTTCTCTCAGAAACTGGCCACCTGTAAGGAAACCTGACCAGAAATCCATCTTCCCTGAAAGGTCTCCTATCCAAGATCACGATCCAAGTTTCTTCTCATCTCATGGACAAAGTAAAGAAGAAGTGGATATCACTGGCTCTTCTCAGCCAGCAACCAAACTCTTTGGCCAGGACTCTACCCTCATGGCCAAGACAACAGACAACAGATGTGATGCTTGTGCTTACTATGTTTCCCAGCTGGCCTCAAAGACCCTTGCCCTGGGCCATGTCCTCAGCCCCAAGGCACAAGCCCAGCGTCCTGTTAGGATCTCAAAATCCAGTCCACAGCTTGTCAGAGGTAGAAGGGGCCAGGACTCTCCACTCAGCATTCAGGAACCAGGAAAAAAATCTACCCAGACCCCCAAACAGAACTGCTTGAATCCTGCGAAGAAAGCAAAACTCACAACCCTCCAGATTGTGCAACAGAGCAGAAAGAGACCTGATGTGGGAGCTGGCCAGCCTCTCTTCAATTCAACTGAATTTGGACCCAACGGGACACCCCAAGTCACCAGGATGACTGACCTCCAGCCGCCACACAGTAGACCTCAACTGAATACTGTTGAAACCAGCCCTATCCTTCCACCCCCACTTTCTAGTTGTGTTCCACGACAGCCACTCAGAATTGTCTTCACAAGAATGGAAAATGGACAGTGGAGCTCCAGGTTCAGAACATCTCCCACCTCTCTCCCTCCTGAGTAG